In one Nocardioides luteus genomic region, the following are encoded:
- a CDS encoding glyceraldehyde-3-phosphate dehydrogenase: MSDTDETFNDWQHREELAETMIPIIGKLYREKDVTILVHSRSLVSKSDISILKAHRFARQIEGEELSVTDTFPLLQAVAKLDLGPSKIDLGLLAVQYAEDDRGLSVDEFVAEKLSGATGDNKLERNGGQDVVLYGFGRIGRLVARLLVEKAGSRHGLRLKAVVVRKGGEDDLIKRASLLRRDSIHGQFAGTITVDEKNGVIIANGNPIQFIYSNDPTTVDYTAYGIKDAILIDNTGKWRDREGLSQHLRPGIKKVLLTAPGKGDVPNIVHGVNHQTLTGDEKVISCASCTTNAIVPPLKLMEDRFGIVRGHVETVHSFTNDQNLLDNYHKADRRGRSAPLNLVLTETGAASAVAKALPDLKAKITGNSIRIPTPDVSIAILSLSLKGETSKEEVVEYLREASLTGELRRQVDFTTARDAVSSDFIGSRAASIIDGNATIVDGDSAILYVWYDNEFGYSCQVVRTVQSISGVEYPTFPAPAAV; encoded by the coding sequence GTGAGCGACACCGACGAGACCTTCAACGACTGGCAGCACCGCGAGGAGCTCGCGGAGACGATGATCCCGATCATCGGCAAGCTCTACCGCGAGAAGGATGTCACCATCCTGGTCCACAGCCGGTCGTTGGTGAGCAAGTCCGACATCTCGATCCTCAAGGCGCACCGGTTCGCGCGCCAGATCGAGGGCGAGGAGCTCTCGGTCACCGACACGTTCCCGCTCCTCCAGGCGGTCGCCAAGCTCGACCTGGGCCCGTCGAAGATCGACCTGGGCCTGCTCGCGGTCCAGTACGCCGAGGACGACCGCGGCCTCTCGGTCGACGAGTTCGTGGCCGAGAAGCTGTCCGGTGCCACGGGTGACAACAAGCTCGAGCGCAACGGTGGCCAGGACGTCGTGCTCTACGGCTTCGGCCGGATCGGCCGGCTCGTCGCCCGGCTCCTCGTCGAGAAGGCGGGCTCGCGCCACGGCCTGCGACTGAAGGCTGTCGTCGTCCGCAAGGGCGGCGAGGACGACCTCATCAAGCGCGCCTCGCTCCTGCGCCGCGACTCGATCCACGGCCAGTTCGCCGGCACCATCACGGTGGACGAGAAAAACGGCGTGATCATCGCCAACGGCAACCCGATCCAGTTCATCTACTCCAACGACCCGACGACGGTCGACTACACGGCGTACGGCATCAAGGACGCCATCCTCATCGACAACACCGGCAAGTGGCGCGACCGCGAGGGGCTCTCGCAGCACCTGCGCCCGGGCATCAAGAAGGTCCTGCTGACCGCGCCGGGCAAGGGCGACGTCCCCAACATCGTCCACGGTGTCAACCACCAGACCCTCACCGGCGACGAGAAGGTCATCTCCTGCGCGTCCTGCACGACCAACGCGATCGTGCCGCCGCTGAAGCTGATGGAGGACCGCTTCGGGATCGTGCGCGGTCATGTCGAGACGGTGCACTCGTTCACCAACGACCAGAACCTGCTGGACAACTACCACAAGGCCGACCGCCGTGGTCGTTCCGCACCGCTCAACCTGGTGCTCACCGAGACGGGTGCGGCCTCTGCCGTCGCCAAGGCGCTCCCGGACCTGAAGGCGAAGATCACCGGCAACTCGATCCGCATCCCCACCCCGGACGTCTCGATCGCGATCCTGTCGCTCTCGCTCAAGGGTGAGACCTCGAAGGAAGAGGTCGTCGAGTACCTCCGCGAGGCCTCGCTGACCGGCGAGCTGCGTCGCCAGGTGGACTTCACCACCGCCCGCGACGCGGTCTCCTCCGACTTCATCGGCTCGCGCGCCGCCTCGATCATCGACGGCAACGCGACCATCGTCGACGGCGACTCCGCGATCCTCTACGTCTGGTACGACAACGAGTTCGGCTACTCCTGCCAGGTCGTCCGCACCGTGCAGTCGATCTCGGGTGTCGAGTACCCGACCTTCCCCGCCCCTGCTGCCGTCTGA
- a CDS encoding flavin-containing monooxygenase yields MHVDVLIIGAGVSGIGAAAQLRERLPGKTLAILEQRDASGGTWDLFRYPGIRSDSDMFTFAFKWRPWESAQALADGHQIRDYLRQTAKDYGVDKLIHYGHKVTGAAWSTEDKQWTVSVETADGPSEITAGFLWNCSGYYDYANGYQPEFAGLDDYEGTFVHPQHWPEDLDYAGKKVVIIGSGATAVTLLPNLAGAGSERAEKVTMLQRTPTYILSRPGQDAIASLLNTAPFKLLGKLPFKRVREKIGHETVRWENIVLTVGTYQLARRAPGVVKKVIRDQWINGLTARGDRPGMTKDEATAYVDKHFNPPYNPWDQRICFVPDGDMMKSIREGYAAVVTDRIKTFVPKGIELESGETLEADIVISATGLNLRLFGGLDYTVDGEPVSLPDQMAYKGLMITGMPNFAYTIGYTNASWTLKADLVTDYVIRLLDFMGENGYEVASVSRDPNVEERPFMDLASGYIQRSLELMPKAGDRAPWAAKQNYLVDMKALGAQVADGVIRFG; encoded by the coding sequence ATGCATGTCGACGTACTGATCATCGGTGCCGGTGTCTCCGGCATCGGCGCCGCCGCACAGCTCCGCGAGCGCCTCCCCGGGAAGACGCTCGCGATCCTCGAGCAGCGCGATGCCAGTGGCGGCACCTGGGACCTGTTCCGCTACCCGGGCATCCGCTCCGACTCCGACATGTTCACGTTCGCGTTCAAGTGGCGACCGTGGGAGAGTGCGCAGGCGCTGGCCGACGGTCACCAGATCCGTGACTACCTGCGCCAGACGGCGAAGGACTACGGCGTCGACAAGCTGATCCACTACGGCCACAAGGTCACCGGTGCCGCGTGGAGCACCGAGGACAAGCAGTGGACGGTCTCCGTCGAGACCGCCGACGGCCCCTCCGAGATCACCGCCGGGTTCCTGTGGAACTGCTCGGGCTACTACGACTACGCCAACGGCTACCAGCCCGAGTTCGCCGGCCTCGACGACTACGAGGGCACCTTCGTGCACCCGCAGCACTGGCCCGAGGACCTCGACTACGCCGGCAAGAAGGTCGTGATCATCGGCTCCGGCGCGACCGCGGTGACCCTGCTGCCCAACCTGGCCGGTGCCGGCAGCGAACGTGCCGAGAAGGTCACGATGCTGCAGCGCACCCCGACGTACATCCTCTCCCGTCCGGGCCAGGACGCGATCGCCTCGCTGCTGAACACCGCGCCGTTCAAGCTGCTCGGCAAGCTGCCCTTCAAGCGCGTGCGCGAGAAGATCGGCCACGAGACGGTGCGCTGGGAGAACATCGTCCTCACCGTCGGCACCTACCAGCTGGCCCGCCGGGCGCCCGGTGTCGTCAAGAAGGTGATCCGCGACCAGTGGATCAACGGCCTCACCGCCCGCGGCGACCGTCCTGGGATGACCAAGGACGAGGCGACCGCGTACGTCGACAAGCACTTCAACCCGCCCTACAACCCCTGGGACCAGCGCATCTGCTTCGTCCCCGACGGCGACATGATGAAGTCGATCCGGGAGGGGTACGCCGCGGTGGTGACCGACCGGATCAAGACGTTCGTGCCGAAGGGCATCGAGCTCGAGTCCGGCGAGACGCTCGAGGCCGACATCGTCATCTCCGCCACCGGTCTCAACCTCCGGCTCTTCGGCGGTCTCGACTACACCGTCGACGGCGAGCCGGTCAGCCTGCCCGACCAGATGGCCTACAAGGGCCTGATGATCACCGGGATGCCCAACTTCGCCTACACGATCGGCTACACCAACGCGTCGTGGACGCTCAAGGCCGACCTGGTCACCGACTACGTCATCCGGCTGCTCGACTTCATGGGTGAGAACGGCTACGAGGTCGCCTCGGTCTCGCGGGACCCGAACGTCGAGGAGCGGCCGTTCATGGACCTGGCCTCCGGCTACATCCAGCGCTCGCTGGAGCTCATGCCGAAGGCCGGTGACCGGGCGCCGTGGGCCGCGAAGCAGAACTACCTCGTGGACATGAAGGCGCTCGGGGCGCAGGTCGCCGACGGGGTCATCCGGTTCGGCTGA
- a CDS encoding bifunctional proline dehydrogenase/L-glutamate gamma-semialdehyde dehydrogenase has protein sequence MTTNDALIAEVDHLVRGWLAKASTKPTAAAAQRLADVLKDPSGLDFTVGFVDRVIRPEDVRVAAASLRELAGNVPSFLPWHLKLGVKLGAMMSLVAPWFVIPVARRALRQMVGHLLIDASDARLGKQIERIRERGVSLNINLLGEAVLGQKEADRRLAGIRKLLARDDVDYVSVKVSSPVAPHAVWAYDEAVEHVVERLLPLYTYAATSSAAGTKKFINLDMEEYRDLDMTIDVFTRLLDRPELADLEAGIVLQAYLPDAMAAMMRLQEWSAARRARGGAPIKVRLVKGANLPMEHVEASLHGWPVATWSTKQDSDTNYKRVLSWALTPERMANVRLGVAGHNLFDVAYAWILAGQRQVRDSVEFEMLLGMAEGQAEAVRETVGGLLLYVPVVHPKDFDVAIAYLVRRLEEGASTENFMSAVFDLNSSEALYQREKERFVRSLAAVDDSVPAPNRTQDRRTPVADDVQTVFENTPDTDPHLPGNREWGKAIIARVGSSTLGDQLVADHTLTSVEAVESVLEGAVGAQADWGRKTGAERAAVLRAAAVEVERRRAEWLEVGASECGKTLDQGDPEVSEAIDFLNYYATLAEELDAVDGARQVPVRLTLVTPPWNFPLAIPTGGVAAALAAGSAVVIKPAPQAQRCGSVLVETLWAAGVPKEVLRLVHVPENEVGRALIASPLVDRLVLTGAFDTAELFRSFRPDLPLLAETSGKNSLVVTPDADLDLAVKDLVYSAFGHAGQKCSAASLGILVGSVATSRRFRDQLIDAVTSLRVGYPTDPTVQVGPVIEPASGKLLKALTTLAPGETWLVKPRQLDDTGRLWSPGVKTGVKRGSEFHLTEYFGPVLGLISASSLDEALEIQNEVDYGLTAGIHSLDRAEISHWLDSVEAGNAYVNRGITGAIVRRQPFGGWKKSAVGAGTKAGGPNYLVGLSDWVSAPATELATPAPAVRSLVDWAARLQLDEIDMLKRGAGSDALAWEREFGAARDVSRLTAEVNVLRYSPVPVTIRYEGGAVEAEPETMTPIAHLLRVLAAGVAAGAPVTVSVATALDDETASLVRATGATYVVEDEAAWASFLSGPHAPSRVRLLGGSREAFAEASQGRVDVALYAQPVVEAGRVELLTFLREQAVSITAHRFGSPTPLVENLF, from the coding sequence ATGACCACCAATGACGCGCTCATCGCCGAGGTCGACCACCTCGTCCGCGGCTGGCTGGCGAAGGCTTCGACCAAGCCCACCGCTGCGGCCGCCCAGCGCCTCGCCGACGTCCTCAAGGACCCGTCCGGGCTCGACTTCACCGTCGGGTTCGTGGACCGGGTGATCCGCCCCGAGGACGTACGCGTGGCGGCCGCCAGCCTTCGAGAGCTGGCCGGCAACGTACCTTCGTTCCTGCCCTGGCACCTGAAGCTGGGCGTGAAGCTCGGCGCGATGATGTCGCTGGTGGCGCCCTGGTTCGTCATCCCGGTGGCGCGCCGTGCGCTGCGGCAGATGGTGGGTCACCTGCTGATCGACGCCTCCGACGCGCGGCTCGGCAAGCAGATCGAGCGGATCCGCGAGCGCGGCGTCTCCCTGAACATCAACCTCCTCGGCGAGGCCGTCCTCGGCCAGAAGGAGGCCGACCGCCGTCTGGCCGGCATCCGCAAGCTGCTGGCCCGCGACGACGTCGACTACGTCTCGGTGAAGGTCTCCTCGCCGGTCGCGCCGCATGCGGTCTGGGCCTACGACGAGGCCGTCGAGCACGTCGTCGAGCGGCTCCTCCCGCTCTACACCTACGCCGCGACGTCCTCGGCCGCCGGGACGAAGAAGTTCATCAACCTGGACATGGAGGAGTACCGCGACCTCGACATGACCATCGACGTCTTCACGCGGCTGCTCGACCGTCCCGAGCTGGCCGACCTGGAGGCGGGCATCGTCCTGCAGGCCTACCTGCCCGACGCGATGGCGGCGATGATGCGGCTCCAGGAGTGGTCGGCTGCTCGGCGTGCGCGTGGGGGCGCGCCGATCAAGGTGCGCCTGGTCAAGGGCGCCAACCTCCCGATGGAGCACGTCGAGGCGTCATTGCACGGCTGGCCGGTCGCGACCTGGTCGACCAAGCAGGACTCCGACACCAACTACAAGCGGGTGCTGTCCTGGGCGCTGACGCCCGAGCGGATGGCCAACGTGCGCCTCGGCGTCGCCGGCCACAACCTGTTCGACGTGGCGTACGCCTGGATCCTGGCTGGTCAGCGGCAGGTTCGTGACTCGGTCGAGTTCGAGATGCTGCTGGGCATGGCCGAGGGTCAGGCCGAGGCGGTCCGGGAGACCGTGGGTGGACTGCTGCTCTACGTGCCGGTCGTGCACCCCAAGGACTTCGACGTCGCGATCGCCTACCTCGTGCGTCGCCTCGAGGAGGGCGCCAGCACCGAGAACTTCATGTCGGCCGTCTTCGACCTCAACTCCTCCGAGGCGCTCTACCAGCGCGAGAAGGAGCGGTTCGTACGCTCCCTCGCAGCTGTCGACGACTCCGTGCCGGCGCCCAACCGGACCCAGGACCGCCGTACGCCGGTCGCGGATGACGTCCAGACCGTGTTCGAGAACACCCCCGACACCGACCCGCACCTGCCGGGCAACCGGGAGTGGGGCAAGGCGATCATCGCCCGGGTGGGCTCCTCGACGCTGGGTGACCAGCTCGTCGCCGACCACACGCTGACCTCGGTGGAGGCAGTGGAGTCGGTGCTCGAGGGTGCCGTCGGCGCTCAGGCAGACTGGGGCCGCAAGACCGGCGCCGAGCGGGCCGCCGTGCTGCGGGCCGCCGCGGTCGAGGTCGAGCGGCGCCGGGCCGAGTGGCTCGAGGTGGGCGCCTCCGAATGTGGCAAGACGCTCGACCAGGGTGACCCCGAGGTCTCCGAGGCGATCGACTTCCTCAACTACTACGCGACCCTGGCCGAGGAGCTCGACGCGGTCGACGGTGCGCGCCAGGTGCCCGTGCGCCTCACCCTGGTCACCCCGCCCTGGAACTTCCCGCTCGCCATCCCGACTGGCGGCGTCGCGGCCGCGCTCGCGGCCGGGTCGGCCGTGGTGATCAAGCCGGCTCCGCAGGCCCAGCGCTGCGGCTCGGTGCTGGTCGAGACCCTGTGGGCCGCGGGAGTGCCGAAGGAGGTGCTGCGGCTGGTCCACGTGCCGGAGAACGAGGTCGGTCGTGCGCTGATCGCCTCCCCGCTGGTCGACCGACTGGTGCTGACCGGCGCGTTCGACACCGCCGAGCTCTTCCGCTCGTTCCGCCCGGACCTGCCGCTGCTGGCCGAGACCTCCGGCAAGAACTCGCTGGTGGTCACCCCGGACGCCGACCTCGACCTGGCCGTCAAGGACCTCGTCTACTCCGCCTTCGGTCACGCCGGGCAGAAGTGCTCGGCCGCGTCGCTGGGCATCCTGGTCGGCTCCGTGGCGACCTCGCGTCGCTTCCGCGACCAGCTGATCGACGCGGTGACCTCGCTTCGCGTGGGTTATCCGACGGACCCGACGGTGCAGGTCGGCCCGGTCATCGAGCCCGCCTCCGGCAAGCTGCTCAAGGCGCTGACGACGCTCGCGCCGGGTGAGACGTGGCTGGTGAAGCCGCGCCAGCTCGACGACACCGGCCGGCTCTGGTCGCCGGGTGTGAAGACCGGCGTCAAGCGTGGCTCCGAGTTCCACCTGACCGAGTACTTCGGTCCCGTCCTCGGCCTGATCTCGGCCTCCTCGCTCGACGAGGCTCTCGAGATCCAGAACGAGGTGGACTACGGCCTCACCGCCGGCATCCACAGCCTCGACCGCGCCGAGATCTCACACTGGCTCGACTCCGTCGAGGCCGGCAACGCCTACGTCAACCGCGGCATCACCGGCGCGATCGTGCGCCGTCAGCCGTTCGGTGGCTGGAAGAAGTCGGCGGTCGGCGCCGGGACGAAGGCCGGCGGGCCCAACTACCTGGTCGGCCTCAGTGACTGGGTCTCGGCTCCGGCCACCGAGCTCGCGACGCCGGCTCCTGCCGTACGGTCGCTCGTCGACTGGGCCGCCCGGCTGCAGCTGGACGAGATCGACATGCTCAAGCGTGGAGCCGGGTCCGACGCTCTCGCCTGGGAGCGCGAGTTCGGCGCCGCCCGGGACGTCTCGCGACTGACCGCCGAGGTCAACGTGCTGCGCTACTCGCCGGTGCCGGTGACGATCCGGTACGAGGGTGGTGCGGTCGAAGCGGAGCCCGAGACGATGACTCCGATCGCCCACCTGCTGCGCGTCCTCGCCGCCGGTGTTGCCGCCGGGGCGCCGGTCACAGTGTCCGTCGCCACGGCGCTGGACGACGAGACCGCCTCGCTGGTCCGCGCGACCGGTGCGACGTATGTCGTCGAGGACGAGGCCGCGTGGGCGTCGTTCCTCTCCGGGCCGCACGCTCCCAGCCGCGTACGTCTCCTGGGTGGGTCGCGCGAAGCCTTCGCGGAAGCGAGCCAGGGCCGCGTCGACGTCGCGCTCTACGCCCAGCCCGTGGTCGAGGCCGGCCGGGTCGAGCTGCTCACCTTCCTGCGCGAGCAGGCCGTGTCGATCACCGCTCACCGCTTCGGCTCTCCGACCCCGCTGGTGGAGAACCTTTTCTAG
- a CDS encoding serine/threonine-protein kinase, which translates to MGPYALTGRLGHGGMGVVYLGEDAAGMQAAVKAILPELTSDPGFRARFEREIAAAKKVESRFTARVLDADPDAEQPWMASQYVADPPLSKLVSSGQRLPEIDVRQLVAGVAEALAAVHRVGLVHRDIKPGNILYGATDPCVIDMGIARSVDGTALTQTGKAVGTYGYQAPEQVQTGTFSSAVDIWALGLVAFVAATGRWPFSGEIGSMGHLLTGESPNLSLCPVYLRPLVAACLAESPAARPSAADILATNGDWTLLPAPATSEQETTIGAPPPAFTAGGIARAPRPPVSPTDTADLPTQAPTFAEPQQPSGRRWKIAGLAAAAVVLVSAGVAVAANPGLLPGQDDTPKVGEVTPSAEPTTGESSTAPTTPVGGSVETGDDSEFAERPDNEDADDEGEVAPSSGTDTGGDVTPSETTEPTATVPSEEASEPATETPTAEPTETATVEPTPEPTEEPTATATP; encoded by the coding sequence ATGGGTCCCTACGCACTGACCGGCCGCCTCGGCCACGGCGGCATGGGTGTCGTCTACCTGGGTGAGGACGCGGCGGGCATGCAGGCGGCGGTGAAGGCGATCCTTCCCGAGCTCACCTCCGACCCCGGCTTCCGCGCCCGGTTCGAGCGGGAGATCGCGGCCGCCAAGAAGGTGGAGAGCCGGTTCACCGCGCGGGTCCTCGACGCCGACCCCGATGCCGAGCAGCCCTGGATGGCGAGCCAGTACGTCGCAGACCCGCCCCTCAGCAAGCTGGTCAGCTCCGGTCAGCGTCTGCCCGAGATCGACGTACGCCAGCTGGTGGCCGGGGTCGCCGAGGCGCTCGCCGCGGTCCACCGTGTCGGGCTGGTCCACCGCGACATCAAGCCGGGCAACATCCTCTACGGCGCCACCGACCCGTGCGTGATCGACATGGGCATCGCCCGCTCCGTCGACGGCACCGCGCTGACCCAGACCGGCAAGGCGGTCGGCACCTACGGCTATCAGGCGCCCGAGCAGGTCCAGACCGGCACCTTCTCCAGCGCCGTCGACATCTGGGCGCTCGGTCTGGTTGCCTTCGTCGCCGCCACCGGGCGCTGGCCCTTCAGCGGCGAGATCGGCTCGATGGGGCATCTCCTCACGGGCGAGTCGCCCAACCTGAGCCTGTGCCCGGTCTACCTGCGCCCGCTCGTCGCCGCGTGCCTGGCCGAGTCGCCGGCCGCGCGGCCCTCCGCCGCCGACATCCTCGCCACCAACGGCGACTGGACCCTGCTGCCGGCCCCGGCCACCTCGGAGCAGGAGACCACCATCGGCGCGCCGCCGCCCGCGTTCACCGCAGGCGGGATCGCCCGTGCCCCGCGGCCTCCCGTGAGCCCCACCGACACCGCCGACCTGCCCACCCAGGCCCCCACGTTCGCCGAGCCCCAGCAGCCCTCCGGGCGTCGCTGGAAGATCGCCGGCCTCGCCGCCGCGGCGGTCGTCCTCGTGTCCGCCGGCGTGGCCGTCGCCGCCAACCCCGGCCTCCTGCCGGGCCAGGACGACACACCGAAGGTCGGCGAGGTGACCCCGTCCGCCGAGCCGACCACCGGCGAGAGCAGCACCGCGCCGACCACACCGGTCGGCGGCTCCGTGGAGACCGGGGACGATTCCGAGTTCGCCGAGCGGCCCGACAACGAGGACGCGGACGACGAGGGCGAGGTCGCTCCGAGCAGCGGTACGGACACCGGTGGCGACGTGACACCGTCCGAGACGACGGAGCCGACCGCGACGGTCCCCAGCGAAGAGGCCAGCGAGCCGGCCACCGAGACGCCGACCGCCGAGCCGACCGAGACCGCGACGGTCGAGCCGACCCCGGAGCCGACCGAGGAGCCGACGGCGACCGCCACTCCATGA
- a CDS encoding CaiB/BaiF CoA transferase family protein: MTESTEKSTVTLGQGTGPLRGVKVVELAGIGPGPHACTILADMGADVIRVDRPGGNLLGGGAGDLLTRGRPSIALDLKNPDAVETVLRLVEGADVLIEGLRPGVTDRLGLGPDACLERNPRLVYGRMTGWGQDGPLAQSAGHDLTYIATTGVLNGLGQDRARPHFPLNLLGDFGGGSTYLVMGILAALVEARTTGQGQVVDAAIVDGTAHLATMISGMLASGAWHEQRQSNLLDGAMPFYALYDTADGRQVAVGALEGKFFAELVTRLGLDGVCPGQYEMERYDEMRDLFAKTFASKTMAEWAELFEGTDACVAPVLTPSEAATHPHLQARQTYVTHHGVTQPAPAPRFSRTASTLGAGPAASAGQHTREALAAWGIDDADALIEKGAAFQD, encoded by the coding sequence ATGACTGAGTCGACGGAGAAATCCACAGTGACGTTGGGCCAGGGCACCGGTCCCCTCCGCGGGGTCAAGGTCGTCGAGCTGGCGGGGATCGGGCCGGGGCCGCACGCCTGCACCATCCTCGCGGACATGGGGGCGGACGTGATCCGGGTCGACCGGCCGGGCGGCAACCTGCTCGGCGGCGGTGCCGGCGACCTGCTCACCCGGGGCCGCCCGAGCATCGCGCTGGACCTGAAGAACCCCGATGCCGTCGAGACCGTCCTGCGTCTGGTGGAGGGCGCCGACGTGCTCATCGAAGGGCTGCGCCCGGGGGTCACCGACCGCCTCGGGCTGGGGCCCGACGCCTGTCTGGAGCGCAACCCGCGCCTCGTCTACGGCCGGATGACCGGCTGGGGCCAGGACGGACCGCTCGCCCAGTCCGCAGGCCACGACCTCACCTACATCGCCACCACCGGCGTGCTCAACGGCCTCGGCCAGGACCGCGCCCGACCCCACTTCCCGCTCAACCTGCTCGGTGACTTCGGTGGCGGATCGACCTACCTGGTCATGGGCATCCTCGCCGCACTGGTCGAGGCCAGGACCACCGGCCAGGGGCAGGTCGTCGACGCCGCGATCGTTGACGGCACCGCCCACCTCGCCACGATGATCTCCGGCATGCTCGCCTCCGGCGCCTGGCACGAGCAGCGGCAGAGCAATCTGCTCGACGGCGCGATGCCGTTCTACGCGCTCTACGACACCGCCGACGGCCGCCAGGTCGCGGTCGGCGCGCTGGAGGGTAAGTTCTTCGCCGAGCTGGTCACCCGGCTCGGGCTCGACGGCGTCTGCCCGGGCCAGTACGAGATGGAGCGCTACGACGAGATGCGCGACCTCTTCGCCAAGACCTTCGCGTCGAAGACGATGGCCGAGTGGGCTGAGCTCTTCGAGGGCACCGACGCCTGCGTCGCCCCCGTCCTCACCCCGTCGGAGGCAGCGACCCATCCGCACCTGCAGGCCCGCCAGACGTACGTCACCCACCACGGCGTCACCCAGCCCGCCCCCGCCCCGCGGTTCAGCCGCACCGCCTCCACCTTGGGTGCGGGACCGGCGGCCAGTGCGGGTCAGCACACCCGCGAGGCCCTCGCCGCGTGGGGCATCGACGACGCCGACGCGCTGATCGAGAAGGGCGCCGCGTTCCAGGACTGA
- a CDS encoding TetR/AcrR family transcriptional regulator, which yields MDGRAVRWKRHNDDRRKRIVDAAIGLIETEGVNVSLQAIGQAAGLSRSVVYRHFADRRELDLAIQADILAGLWAKLFPAMELTGSIRQIISRTVGAYVNWALEHPLLHQVADVDTAPNGTGPLQQGLDRVAERIKELMLAAFELGGVTISEVDKKAVDPLIYGLIGMVFGAVRRWVHLGEGIPDAEHLTSVVTEAVLAMIDTRAMAYGLSIDHDQPLEELLG from the coding sequence ATGGATGGCAGGGCAGTTCGCTGGAAGCGTCACAACGATGACCGACGAAAGCGCATCGTCGACGCCGCGATCGGTCTGATCGAGACCGAGGGCGTCAACGTCAGCCTGCAGGCGATCGGCCAGGCCGCCGGGCTCTCCCGGTCCGTGGTCTACCGTCACTTCGCCGACCGTCGCGAGCTCGACCTCGCCATCCAGGCCGACATCCTCGCCGGTCTCTGGGCCAAGCTCTTCCCGGCGATGGAGCTGACCGGATCGATCCGGCAGATCATCTCCCGCACCGTCGGTGCCTACGTCAACTGGGCGCTCGAGCACCCGCTCCTGCACCAGGTGGCCGACGTCGACACCGCGCCGAACGGCACCGGGCCGCTGCAGCAGGGCCTCGACCGAGTCGCGGAGCGGATCAAGGAGCTGATGCTGGCGGCGTTCGAGCTGGGCGGCGTGACGATCTCCGAGGTCGACAAGAAGGCTGTGGACCCGCTGATCTACGGCCTGATCGGGATGGTCTTCGGTGCCGTACGCCGCTGGGTCCATCTCGGCGAGGGAATCCCCGACGCCGAGCATCTGACCTCGGTCGTCACCGAGGCCGTCCTGGCGATGATCGACACCCGCGCGATGGCGTACGGGCTCTCGATCGACCACGACCAGCCGCTCGAGGAGCTCCTCGGCTGA
- a CDS encoding LysR family transcriptional regulator, whose amino-acid sequence MLDVRRLRLLAELAARGTLAEVAEALHQSPSSVSQQLGLLEREVGVPLLTKAGRRVQLTAAAEVLVEHTTEILARLEAAEAAVTALGDETAGTVRVAVFQSVALAYMPQALADLTRRHPRLRVMLSQRAPEQALNDLALRELDLVVAEHYPDHGAPHFDGLDRQPLTTDRLRLAVPPDGSGRIWDAITSLADAGRVPWAMEPPGTASRHWIEEQCRRAGFEPEVRYETDDVEAHVALVESGNAVALLSDLMRVRHRTAVRLIELPGSPRRTVFTATRTAIADSPGIIACRAALGRVVPADLTLPT is encoded by the coding sequence ATGCTCGACGTCCGCCGCCTCCGACTCCTCGCCGAGCTCGCCGCGCGCGGGACGCTGGCCGAGGTCGCCGAGGCCCTCCACCAGAGCCCGTCGTCGGTCTCCCAGCAGCTCGGTCTGCTCGAGCGGGAGGTCGGTGTCCCCCTGCTTACTAAGGCGGGAAGACGGGTCCAGCTCACCGCCGCGGCCGAGGTGCTCGTCGAGCACACGACCGAGATCCTGGCCCGGCTCGAGGCCGCCGAGGCCGCGGTCACCGCGCTCGGCGACGAGACCGCCGGGACGGTGCGGGTCGCCGTCTTCCAGTCCGTGGCCCTCGCCTACATGCCGCAGGCGCTCGCCGACCTGACCCGGCGTCACCCGAGGCTGCGGGTCATGCTGTCGCAGCGTGCGCCCGAGCAGGCGCTCAACGACCTCGCCCTGCGCGAGCTCGACCTGGTGGTCGCCGAGCACTACCCCGACCACGGCGCACCGCACTTCGACGGTCTCGACCGCCAGCCGCTCACCACCGACCGGCTCCGGCTGGCCGTCCCGCCCGACGGCTCCGGAAGGATCTGGGACGCCATCACCTCGCTCGCCGACGCCGGCCGTGTCCCGTGGGCGATGGAGCCGCCGGGCACGGCGTCACGTCACTGGATCGAGGAGCAGTGTCGCCGGGCGGGCTTCGAGCCCGAGGTCCGCTACGAGACCGACGACGTCGAGGCCCACGTCGCGCTGGTCGAGTCCGGCAACGCGGTCGCCCTGCTCTCCGACCTGATGCGCGTGCGCCACCGGACCGCGGTGCGGCTGATCGAGCTGCCGGGGTCCCCGCGGCGTACGGTCTTCACCGCCACCCGCACCGCCATCGCCGACTCCCCAGGCATCATCGCGTGCCGGGCCGCGCTGGGCCGGGTGGTGCCGGCAGATCTCACACTGCCGACCTGA